From Phaenicophaeus curvirostris isolate KB17595 chromosome 2, BPBGC_Pcur_1.0, whole genome shotgun sequence:
GAGTCTTCCAGATTTAAGTCGGAAAGAGGCCTGATCCTTTGATGGGGCTTCATTCATGTGAACAACTAATTATATGAGGAAGGGTCTGCACACCACAGTAGGTAAACTTCAGAGCAAGCTGGTGAAGTGGACTGAGGAAGTAGCCCTGGGATATTTTTCGGGGGTTCAAAGATAATTGGCATCTGAGCTATCAGAGCGAGTAGTTTAAACACTTGTCTCCCATTACGCTGTCAGACTCCTTCCGACGGCAGGAACGGTGTGTTTTTATTTGGCATCTATTGTTATGAGTGAGTTTGCCAGACTTATAATCTTGTGTTTCCAGTGACTCACTGcttcttgaaagaaaatctcCTTGGTGCTAAAATTTCCTATTTTATGAGTTATCCAAAAAGGGCTTTTTCTGTAAATGACCTTCACTAGGGAATATATCCGTGATGCGATGGGGAGGAAATAATTTGGACACTATCAAAACTATTAATACCAGGAAGGGATTACTCAGCATGCACGGAACAAATATCTTTACCCAGCAGCATGTACTTTAAAAGGGAAACCTTTTgattagttttcattttaagttcCCAATTTCACATACTTGTTCATGTGGGGCAAGTTTTTATGCAGTTAAAATTTCCATTCTCCAGTTGGTAAAAATTCTATAGTGAAGATATTTTGCTTAGGAATCTAGAACATCAAGTAaaccatttaatttcttttacgTCATCCTGTATATTTCCAGATGTCCCCAAGAAGCCGTTCGTGTCCCAGAAATGCTCACTTTAAAACTCAAGTAGGGAGAGGCAATTTAAACTCACAGTGCTCAACACTTGGAATGCAAATTGCGGGCCAGGAATTGTCCTAAAAACAGAAAGAGCTCActtaccttttttcttcctaaatcctttttcctttcaaaacaaagtgaaggaatttaaatacaaaaagatGTGAATACAGAGCCGAAACtgcaataaattaaacaaaccatGGATAAACAGGAAACCAGTTGATGTCTTTACTATTTTTGGTTCCATCATAAAACTATAGGTAAATAATACTAACTTCAGTTTTTGTGATGCTAATGCTAATGCATAACCTTTATTTAGATAGCAAGTTTTTCTGAAGTTGAGCATAGTATAAAGTTGGCATCATTGGGAACTATACTCTTAAATTTATTGCACACAATGTAGTGATATGCAAGAGCTCACTTTCATGTTGCAGTAGGAAATACAGCACACATTTTGCAATGATAAAATTTTAGGTATCTGACCCTGACAATAACTTAGTATAACCTTTTGTATTTAAGTTGCAGTATGGTTTGCGTCCTTATTCTCTTAAAGAGTGAGCATAAAAACTACTGTGAACAATCCACCTTGAAAGAGATATCTTTCATGTATTCCTAGCATATTCAGGCACTGCCACTATGTACTTCTGCACCCTGCATCAGCAGTGTGTCACAGCTGTTTTCTACTTGAGGCAAGTATAGATCATTGAACTGAGGGTTATTATGTACTTCTTGAAAACCAGAGTGAAATCAGaaacctctttttttcattgtgcACTGGTCTTTGAtactttctcttttcagtttctctgagTTCCCACTCCACCTGCAGAGTAACTAAAGTTCTGGTTTCTCTTCAGAACATGTAAAACACATGAATTAAAACAAAGCTGCCATCTCTACTCTATTAGTATTGATCTGTAAGGCAGTGTACCAAAGGTACTAAAGCTCTGTCTtaaatatcactttttttttttttgtgtctttttttagcCAGCATCCCTTGAAGATGGGTGATTGGAGTGCCTTGGGAAAACTTCTTGACAAGGTTCAAGCCTATTCTACTGCAGGAGGGAAAGTGTGGCTGTCTGTCCTCTTTATTTTCCGAATCTTGCTACTGGGGACAGCAGTTGAATCTGCCTGGGGTGATGAACAGTCTGCTTTCCGGTGTAACACTCAACAGCCTGGTTGTGAGAATGTCTGCTATGACAAgtccttccccatctcccatGTACGGTTCTGGGTTCTGCAGATCATATTTGTGTCTGTACCTACACTTTTGTACCTGGCACATGTATTCTATGTAatgaggaaagaagagaagctgaacaaaagagaagaagaacTTAAGGTGGTCCAAAATGATGGTGTGAATGTGGATATGCACCTCAAGCAAATAGAAATTAAGAAATTCAAGTATGGGATCGAGGAGCATGGCAAAGTGAAAATGCGTGGGGGACTGCTCCGTACTTACATCATCAGCATCCTGTTTAAATCTGTCTTTGAGGTGGCTTTCTTGCTAATACAGTGGTACATTTATGGGTTTAGCCTGAATGCCATCTACACCTGTGAGCGAGATCCATGCCCGCACAGAGTGGACTGTTTCCTCTCCCGTCCCACTGAGAAAACCATCTTTATCCTCTTCATGCTGGTCGTGTCCTTGGTGTCTCTTGCCTTGAACATCATCGAGCTATTCTACGTGTTCTTCAAGGGTGTCAAGGATCGTGTGAAAGGGAAAAACGACCCCTACTCCCACAGCGGTACCATGAGCCCTTCCAAGGACTGTGCCTCTCCCAAATATGCTTATTACAATGGCTGCTCCTCACCAACTGCTCCCTTGTCTCCCATGTCTCCTCCAGGGTACAAGCTCGTTACTGGAGACAGGAACAATTCCTCCTGTCGTAACTACAATAAGCAAGCCAGCGAGCAAAACTGGGCCAACTACAGCGCGGAGCAGAACAGAATGGGGCAGGCTGGCAGCACCATCTCCAACTCACATGCCCAGCCCTTCGACTTCGCTGATGAGCACCAGAACACTAAAAAACTGGCGTCGGGACATGAGCTGCAACCCCTCACCATAGTGGACCAGAGAcctcccagcagagccagcagccgAGCCAGCAGCAGGCCTCGACCTGACGACCTGGAGATCTAAGCTTCTAGCTGCAGTACTTGCTCTACTATGAAACGACGTGCATTGGAAGATGCAGTCAGTGCTGATCTTGATCCAGTGGAGGTGGTACTTACTAGTCTCAAGCAGGAGATTTTAACAAtcataaaaaacaaacaaaaaagtgaacaaacttttaaaatacttgctgTTTTTGTGGGGGTTGTGGGGTTGGTATGGGGTGGTACAGTACACATTGGTATTTAATGTAGCTGGTTTAATGAatttaaatactaaaaaaaaaaattaaaaaaaaaggaaaaagataggTAGTCAGTACTAAGGTAGAGGGTTGTTTTTCTAGAAAGGCTGTAAATATCTGAGTGTATGTCTGTACTATCATGTTTGTTTCTGAAGAATCTTCTGTAATACTGAAACCCAATAATAACTCAACTCACATTTGTCAGGGTGAAGTGCTGCCTGAaggtgaaaacatttttcctattcagaaaacaaaaaagtccaggatTGCCTCCAATCATTTCCCTGTCAAGAACATTCCATTCTTAGAAAGTGCACTTTGAAGGTAAACTTTCCTACTTGGTCCTCCAGGTCGTCAAAAGACTCTTCTGAGGACAATCTATAGCCTTTGAATCATTCAACTCGAATTTCAGACATCGCCCACCAGGAAATACTTCGATCACTTGCTTTTCGAGCGGTTCACGCAGGTAGATGTGGTGATGTGCATAAGTAGGATGGCTCCACACTTGTAGAACCAGAAACCACACTCTGTTGCCCACAGTGGTATTAATGTCCTGCTGCTCACTTACAGTCTAACGAACATTATATAAAGCCCAGTTTGCTGCCACTTGCAGATTTAAGCATTAAGACAGGCAAGCAACTGCCTTTAGTGAATTTTGTCACACCTTTAAGTATATTGAGGGTGTACATATGTGTGTGGATGTGGATATAAAGGTATACACAAAACACGCTCAGAAGCAGACgctgagaaaaaaacacacacagattACTTGCAGTTGGCATTTTCTCATGGATATTGTCAAGATGTGGGCTGCTATGGTGTTTACATTCTCTGATTCCTTCAATGCAAGTGAAGCacgtgtaatttttttttaaattctacagaatatttttcatgtgcCCTAAATGGatgcttttataaaaataaaaaaaataaaagggccTAATCCTGGATGTCTTGCTCTGGAAAATATCTCTTTTAGGTCAGTGGGAGTTTTGCCTGAACGAAGGCTACAGGATCAAGCCCAAGATGTAGCGCACCATGTTCTTGCTGGCATGAATGATTTTCTTTGTAGAAATTAggggtggaaaagacccattaGGTCACCTAGCCAATCTCCCTGATAGGTAATAATGATGCTTGAATGATAGAAGATGTAGTACTGTAAGCAAGCTTTAGTCTTTTATGTGAGAAAGTTAGAAGAAATGCTTTGTGCTggattaataataaaatatgtctACATGACTTTTGCAGTAACTGgtatttttcttgttctaaATAATCACATTTACTGGACTGTAATGTCCACTCTGAGTTTGACAGTTAGGTCTTTCTAGATGGCTCTAGCAACTTTAGTGTTTACACTTAGATTTTGTTTGAAATGCAAGTGAAGTTGAAAGGATTTTTAAAGAGTACAATTCTAgctaatttatttgaaatatatgcTAAAGAAATCTACCAGTTTCTTCAAATGCATTGCCTCTTATCTGAACACAGATTGACCAAGGAAAAACAtagctttgtttcattttgcagcAACACAGATTAATTGTTTCATTTAAGACTTTATATTAATTCGTTTGACATTCCATGTTAAACTACTGTTGTGTTCAACTTCATTGCATGTAGGCAACCATAGTCCATCGGATCATGTTGTCTGGAGAACATTAGTCAATAAAGTTTTAATTtagtataaatatattttccaatTGTCTTTTATTGTTTTACGTGTCCATATATTTTTTGTTGCAGTCTTATAATCCaaactccttccttcctctcttcattTTCACCCAGTCACTCTGTATTTCAGCAGTATTCTTGATTTAATCCATCTGGATTTACTTTGAATTGAAATTTCACAGGACCAAATTCAGATACCCTCACTACACTGGAAAAACAAGCATTATTTGTGCCACTCCTGGAGTAAACTGTACTCAGCATGAACTACTGTAATGCATGTCACTGCATGAGCCTCAtaagatatatatttatttgcaaaatattatAAACAAGATAACAGTAAGATACTACTGCATAATTTTTCCAGGAATTTTATGTATGGCCAAGCTTCTACATTATGAAATCATTGCCTCTAGTTTACATTTCCCCGTGCAATCTGACTGCCTGGCTGACAATCAGTTTCAATTTCTAGAACGAAATCCTCATTCCTTTGGAGTCCATGGGAGAAAGGTACTGATTTTGATAAGGCTGGGATTTAACATACTGTCAACTGCTTCACCGTTGTAGGTGCCTGTCACAAATGAAGACATACAATGCTTAGCTTTCCAGCACTGGACTCTAAAAGAAAGAAGGTTCGACtcctttttatttgaaaaatcaaaatagagTGGTCATGCAGTTATCATGCAGCTTTCTACTTCCAAATTTGCTTGTTATTTTAAGTCCAAATTTATTCCCCCTCCTATTAgtaaagaagaggaaaattaagCAGGACAGTGGTAGTGAATTTATAGTTCAGAGAGAACTATAAAACAAGCACCAGCACAAGGAATGACTCCTTTAACTCTTCCTTAAATAATGAGTTCTATTTTAAGTTGGCTTGTCCTAGTTCATCTGTACAAAGGGGAGGGCATTCCAAGAATTTTGTGAGGATCATGCCCTTGGAAAGATGGATACAAAAGGTTCTGGAGAAGGACTTAGCATGTGGCAAAATCTAGTGTCTCCTAGATAGACTGATTATCAGGTATGCCTCATGTTCTGGACTCAAATTCTTTGGGGTCTTGTACAGTGGATAGAAATAAGTGCTTCAGTGCCAAGCCTCTCTGAGTGATTTTTTGATGGTAAtgcttgtgtgtgcatgtcTAGGGTAAAGAATTTCCATGGGCCGCTTCTCCCACCTAGATTTATTTCTATGGAGTGTATTTCTTACACACTTCAAAGCCATtacagtgacatcattttgtGTGCCATTCGTACAATTCTTTATACACTTCCTCCCAGTAtatctctgcagcagcagttgcaTTGTCTGCAGCTGacaaaaaataacttctgaCGCAGCGCTAGTGCATACTTCTCAGCCTCTGTGGAAGTAGTTGTTAAATTGTGAATTCAAACTGGAGATGATGTAAAAATGCTCATCTCTGAAGCTAGTTAAATCAAAAGCAggattacaaaaaaacccagcaagaaaacaccaaaccaaaagctgtttagtattttaaaatttgtgtaGATATTGTGTCTtgaagtgttttgaaaatagGTATTCATCCTGAGATCCACACCCTGTCCCAATAATTTGAAGTGTTTGTAAAGAGTAAATTTAGAAGGACATGTTACGGACAGCTTAAGATCTATATGCAGATCATGTAATTTCAAGATGTTTTAAATACAGGGAGCACACACTAATTTAGAAGTGAAATTTCCATATTTAAAGTGGAAAATACAGTAACAGCTTGAGAACTGGAACCTGTCACACTCCCTGaattctgtcatttttaaataatgtacTTGTCTCTCTGTTCCAGAACCATGGCTGTCTGTGGTGCTGCTGTGCGTACACAGCATCGCCTGCTTGACTTCACATGACATTGTGGTGTTTCCTTCAGAATTTCTCTGCAGCTTGGTATcgattcaagaaaaaaaaaagtagggaTGAAAAGGGTAGAGTTTTGCAACTCAGATCTGGGACTTGATCCAGATCTGAAGTTACTTTGACTGATCAATGTGGAGCTATGAGTATGTCAGATCTAAACCTCCTGCAGTTTTGGTGGCTGCTGTTTCTGCACCACTGGATCAGGACTACTTTTAATTCTTGTAATTTCTCCATGATTACCACTGTTCCCTTTTCCAGAACTTAAACAAAATAGGACAGGAAATAGTATTTACTTTCCTCCTGTAGAACTTTTTATGTATGTATTGCTAATCCAAACCAGCAGGACTGAGCCTTCTACTAAGCTGATGAACTACCCTTTAATatacaaatttattttaatgcagtgcATTTCATAAGTGGTAGGGTTGACCATCTCCTTGAAgatgtcttcctttctttctcatgCTAGTCAGTCACTCCAGCCATTTGCAGTTAGATCTACCAGAAGACTCTGATGACTGTGGTGGGATGCATGACCCTTGAGGATttctctggcaaaaaaaaagtagtccCCTGATGGTATAGAGCTGTTGAAGCTACTCCTGCATTGCTTTAATTTCTACTGCCAACATGGACAATAAGGTCAGAAGTGTAAGTCATGTCCAAGAAACCACTACCTAGACAGTCCCTTTCATTTAAAGATCCTTCATTTTATTCTAGTTTATGCTAACATCATGGCTCCAGAAACATGGGTCTGTAAGATCAGCTCTGCAGAGATGattgcctttccttgacttAAATCACGTGCTTTTAACTATGCCCAAGGACATGTTCACACTCAGACTCTGTAAGTCCTGGAAAGTGTGTCAGATGAAAATTACATGATGCTAGCACATCACTAGGAAGAGCTTATTGGTTCCTGCACTTATTTAAGAGGTATTTGGATAGACACAAAAAAGAACGCTTGTCTTAAACTTGTCTTAAGTACTTCTAACATGCAGCACTACCAGGAGGCCCTATGAAGCAGTATAGAGACTGTGCATGGGTACTTTATGGGTACTGTGTCTAGAAACTGTTTAAATTGATACAGCTGCTCAATAATCTAGTCAGACCAACTGCCTCTGAAATGGCTACgcttgcttttttcctcatgGTAGCCAAAATGCTACACCAGGCTTACTGGCTTGCTGGAATTTGCAATGCAAAGACACCTTGGGCAAAGACACATGTTTTTACAGTGATTGTTTTTGGTTAACTCCTTTGAAGTGCTGAAGAAGCATAGTGCAAGAAGCTAGAGGCGAAAGGTCTGGAACAAGCAGTAGTGAGTAATAATCACAGAAGTCAAACAATCACACGTAATGGCTTTCTGGTGACTGTGGGCTCTTTCGTCATTTAAAAAGACCAAGTCTTTGCTACTAAGTTGATGAAAAGTGCATAACAAAATGAGATGTGAGCTTTGACCAgtataaaagggaaaaagatcAGACATTTAAATTGCTCCTTGAAACAAGCCTAGACTCTAGCTGCATACTTCCCATTAGAACTGACCGAAAATATTCATGAGTTCCAGGGTTTCAGTCATTTAAATCAATGTAAAAGTTCTGCTCAGTTTCAGGCTCGAACAAATTGGATCCAGGAAGATATATTATGTCATCTAGTTTTCAGCAATGTAACTGCAAAGGGAAAGCTTATGGGTATAAGCTATTAAGTCTTGACTGGTGACCACTTGAATATGTGTAATCATATTATATCCTCACGATTTTCTTTTTACCATAACAAGTGCAGCAGCATGTTTATGAAAAGTAATCTAaaggtctgggtttttttgcaagcaGACCTGAACTCTGTAAATGTAATGAAATGCACTTAGGTGATGCCCGTGTCAAATTTACACAAGACTACATAAGGGAGTGTAGGGTACTCTTTATAGCATATAACTCTGCCAGATGGGGCAGCTGAAGACTGAAATCTTCACTTTGCCTCTCCTCATTCTTGTTAGAAGGTCTTTTATATCCCAAACACATGAGCAGTTTTTCCATGCTGCTGAATGCACCTCTGTTCTCAGTAGGTCTTCTGTGACCTTTGCTTTGGTAGGAGTCTTTgcattctccttttcctctttgtttttccaCCTATTAAGCTCTGTAAGGGAAACCTCAAGCAGCCCCAAATATGTAAGGAAATACAGTGATGATTGATAGCAAAATGGTGCAATCATGGAATACCCAGTAGTTCTTTTTTACATGTCTGCAACTAACTGAATAGAAAAACAGCATGGAAAATAGCTTAAGGGATTAGAAAAGCCTCTGGATACTTCAGCATCTTAAAACTACCGGTCCTTGCTGAAACAAGCTTTTTCAGTCTTAGCTTCTGCTGAGTCATAGAGTTTCCTGCCTTTGAAGGTTGAAGTAGCTTGGCTGAAAATTAAAGTTGTTCTGGAAAAGTTCAAACCTTCACTAATGACCATATTTGCATGCTGTTCTTAGTGGTATTTACATATAATGGACACCCTCCAGAGGGAGGCCACTTCAAAACGTAAGCTCTGCTTACACTTTGAATTTCCCTAGTTTTTATCTATGCATCATTACTTCAAAGTGTTTCCCTAGGAGTACTCTGCCTTATATTTGGGAGACTCATCATAGTTGTTTGAAAGCTGGATATATAGCCAATTGTAAGATTGTCACCTGGGGTTTGCATGTGGAGGTGAAGAAGTATTACTCAGGCAAGAATCCTGCCTGATCTGACCTGGCATACTTCTGTTGAGGACAAGGAGTGACATAACATGAAAACCCTGCTCTGAGCTTTACTTACTAGCTCTATTCAAGTTcctgtggttttatttcaggAGCACACAGAAGATCCAGCCGTGAATGTGTGGGTCTTGTATAACTTGCTGAGGTTTAGGATAATCTCTGAGGAGTTTCTTCTGCCTCCATTTAGGTTTCTGGTACCTCCAAGCTCTGTACCTCCAGCCTTCAATCCTCAGTGGTAGGGTAGATGTTCAGTTAGTGTTATTAAAGGGTGTGTGAGCAGAGAAACTGGGTCTAGATTGTTTCCCATAGGAGTTCCTGCAGAATCAAGGCAAACCAGGCAATCACCATTCCTTGTCCTGAAAAGTCTAGCTGTAAAGGTGTGAAGGGATTTCTGCATGGATGATAGTGATAACTGTGGAAAATTATCCCTCTTCCATCCAGTCTGGGAGCTGTTACAACTTGTTAATCTCATTTGTCTTCTTCTCCACTCCTCCCATGCAGCCAGCTTCTTCCATCACCCACTTATTTTCCACATATCACTTATGCAATGGGTATTTAATGTTTTATACTGAAAAAGCTTTCTGTAGTGATTATATTTTCCTTGTATCATGTGGTAAGGAGCACTCAAATATCTTACAATATTCTGTTCCATTAGTTAAGAAGCTGgtgtttcttccatttcattCATTCAGAATGAGTGAATTAATTCTATTAATTTCATTCAAAATGAATCTGACTGGTGTTAACTACTGTACGTAAGTTTTGACTGACAGCTTAGAAAGCTGTTTTGTATCTCATCTCATGGGAGTCTCCATTTGCTTCaatcactttctttttcatggGATTTTATAATTAGGGGAGACAGGAGAGGAACTCAGGATGCTAGTTATCTACCTTAACCAGATGAAAGTGCAAGGACATGGATTTTCTCCAAATGTTCCTCCCACCTTAGTCCCAAAGGGATTTACAGCTAGCCTTCCGCCAATGATTATGCATGCcatataaataatattaatacCCGCAGTTGCACTGATACGgtgcttttcatcttcaaagtaCTTTGAAATCGCTATATAATTAGTGTGCTATGGAGTCATCTTTTATGATACTGCATGAACTCCAATACTACCCGCTGTGGGAGCCAGAAAGAGAATCTCAATAGCCACAGAGATTATACATAACCTCCGTTATCACTACAAGATGAAGTTGAAACAAGGGTGTTTTAGTACTTCATGCTGGAGGAGGATGGATCCACAACTAGCAGGAAGCCAGTCTCCCTAAGATAAGGAAacaggaatgttttcttttctagtaaTCTACTAGTTCAGATCTCTAAACACATTTTACCTTGAACTGTGTCTCAGTCAAGCTGGCAGTAGATCACAGGTAGATCATCTCATTACCTGGAGTCTTCATCTTCATATGACTAGAATAGctccattcctttttttttattaaaaaaagctttaatttgATGAAGCCAAAAGGGGTgcagacataataaaaatagCATCAAACAGATTTCTAAAGATTTCAGTGATATTCCACAGGAGCAACTTTTCAATTCATCTGAGCACAATTTATAGATTATAGTATTTTCCAAATCTCTCCAACATGCTTACAACAGGTCCTTGTGAATGTTCAGGAACTTGCTTTTTAAACCAGATTTGCATTTTCTAAAGATTATCATTCCAACATGAATTTGAGAGCCTTTTCAAATCTATGCCATTAAGcaaacagagtaaaaaaaaaaaaagagcagtagCAGCCCATTCAATCTGGTGAATATAACACTGGAAAAGAACAGAACATTTTGCAAAAAGGAAACTTTAAGTATTTCTgaactttatttatttgtaactTCCCCAGACTTGTACTCTAATTAGCATGTATTTTCTGATCAGAAAGACTGATGTACGTTATTTGcttttcacaaaatattttttcttatagaCATTTAATAGAACTACTGGATACCCTTTTAAGTGGTAGCAAATATTAACgaacacatgaaaaataatcttgagCTTAGATTTCAAAAGTTGTGATCAGGCAGAACTAATACTGCTTCCCACACAGTTAGTTGACCCATGTGTCCACATGCCTcaattttttctccattttaagatcagtggattttttttttaaaaaagtgttcTTCCCtgttatatttaaatatcaCACAAAACCATAAACAAAACCATGTGTCAGAGTGAGGTTTTTATTTATAAGTGATGGTTTGGACTCAGGctcttagcttttatttttactgcttaTTCCATTTGCTTTAGATGAAATATATTCTGTGTCTTAAATTCAGCATATTTTTAGCTACTCCTGGAATACTTAAGAAAAAGTCAGTGAATTACCTCAAGGGTATAAGTGGTACCTCCTaaagcttccttttctgtttctcatggTGCCTCAGGACAGTTTCATCAGCACGACCACAACAAACAGCTATCTGCAAGTAAGAAACAATGTTTTGGAAATGGggcaaagcaagaaaaggacTGGGGAAGAGAAGCAAGACGTATCATTTGGGAAGTCCTTCCACATTTCAAGCAACCACAGCTGTCAGAGTTCTTCAGCGAGAGAAGTTAGCTCCCATGCCAGCTATTTTTACAGTGATGGAGCTGCAAGTTtcagagcaggaggaaggaaagggagtgACCAGGCACAGCTGCATGAGAGGTGGTGTAGGAAAAAAGTTGACAGTCAGGAAACGGATGCTTGAAAAGAAAGAGTTGCGCTACAGTAGGTATTCTGTGATCTTCCCATTTGCAACAATAAAGGAACTTTGAATTTGAGATTACAGTGTGGAAGGTGTTGAAGGTGAGAAACTCAGAGTTTAAGAGTCTCCAGAAACTCCTGGGATTTCTCTGGGCCTGATCGTGCACGTTTTTGGAACATATATGAACGTGGTTTACTTCACAGCTCTGGTGAGCAGTACACAGCATGCTGTCAAGATCAAGGGTGTGAGGAGAGAACTCATTCTCTTTTTTCCAGATTCAgacttctcattttttaaaccaTTTGTACAGCTGTGGTTTTATACTGTTGGACCCCTGTTTGGCCATCctttgtttattatttatttgtcgtggcttcctttttttttccctcctccactCAGTGGTCAGGAATACTCTGCGCGGCTGAGCGTGGTACAACTATCCAGAGGTACAGCCAGCCCTAGGACTGGGGCCAATATTTCCACATCCTTAGCGACGCTGTGGCTGGCTCAGTGTGCTCGGGTGGTGCTACTGGCTGGGGCCAAGAGCCTCAGCGGTGTGGTTGCACTGCTCCTGGAGCTGTCACGCCCTGCTGAGCTGAGTCACCAGGAGTTACTGGCCCGGGCTGCTGCTGGATTAGAGATGGGCAGTCTCAAAGAACAGCACCGCACTGGCCACAGCAGATTTGCCCGGTGTCTTCTTCCATGCTACCACTTCTCTTGGGTTTCACTTACACTGTTGGATCCCATCTGTGCTGCCTGGCATCTCACCTTTAA
This genomic window contains:
- the GJA1 gene encoding gap junction alpha-1 protein encodes the protein MGDWSALGKLLDKVQAYSTAGGKVWLSVLFIFRILLLGTAVESAWGDEQSAFRCNTQQPGCENVCYDKSFPISHVRFWVLQIIFVSVPTLLYLAHVFYVMRKEEKLNKREEELKVVQNDGVNVDMHLKQIEIKKFKYGIEEHGKVKMRGGLLRTYIISILFKSVFEVAFLLIQWYIYGFSLNAIYTCERDPCPHRVDCFLSRPTEKTIFILFMLVVSLVSLALNIIELFYVFFKGVKDRVKGKNDPYSHSGTMSPSKDCASPKYAYYNGCSSPTAPLSPMSPPGYKLVTGDRNNSSCRNYNKQASEQNWANYSAEQNRMGQAGSTISNSHAQPFDFADEHQNTKKLASGHELQPLTIVDQRPPSRASSRASSRPRPDDLEI